In Methylococcus geothermalis, one genomic interval encodes:
- the uvrA gene encoding excinuclease ABC subunit UvrA, whose translation MDLISIRGARTHNLKNIDLDLPRDKLIVITGLSGSGKSSLAFDTIYAEGQRRYVESLSAYARQFLSMMEKPDVDHIEGLSPAISIEQKSTSHNPRSTVGTITEIYDYLRLLFARAGIPRCPEHGVSLEAQTISQMVDHILAQPEGSRWMLLAPVVSERKGEHVQVLEELRGRGFIRARIDGAVYELDEPPKLDLRKKHSIEVIVDRFKVRADLALRLAESFETALKLADGIAIAASMDDEALEIVYSDKYACPHCGYSLSELEPRIFSFNNPRGACPECDGLGVKQYFDPALIVHNPELSLAGGAVRGWDRRNAYYYGMIQSLAEHYGFDPEEPFSSLPLHVREVILHGSGSEVIPFKVLSPRGTALVQRYTFEGVIPVMERRYRETDSTLVREELAKYLSSKPCPACEGTRLNRGARHVFIGDTNLPGLTHLPVRRVLEFFDGLEMSGRRGEVAAKIVKEIRARLQFLINVGLDYLSLDRSADTLSGGEAQRIRLASQVGAGLVGVMYVLDEPSIGLHQRDNQRLLDTLIRLRDIGNTVIVVEHDEDAIRLADHVVDIGPGAGVHGGQVIAQGTPEDVMAAPESLTGQYLSGQRRIAVPTRRNPPDPKRRLTVRGAGANNLKSLDVSIPVGLLVCVTGVSGSGKSTLVNDTLYPAAARELNGASLTPASCSGIEGLEHFDKVVDIDQSPIGRTPRSNPATYTGLFTPIRELFAATPEARSRGYTPGRFSFNVKGGRCEACAGDGVIKVEMHFLPDVFVHCDVCKGQRYNRETLEIRFKGKTIHEVLAMTVEEAAAFFSAIPAVERKLQMLMEVGLSYVTLGQNAVTLSGGEAQRVKLARELSRRDTGKTLYILDEPTTGLHFHDIQQLLNVLHELRDRGNTIIVIEHNLDVIKTADWIIDLGPEGGEGGGRLVAEGTPEQVAANPDSHTGRFLAPLLERGR comes from the coding sequence ATGGACCTCATCAGTATCCGGGGCGCCAGAACCCACAATCTCAAGAACATCGACCTCGATCTTCCCCGCGACAAGCTGATCGTGATCACCGGATTGTCGGGCTCGGGCAAGTCCTCGCTGGCTTTCGACACGATCTACGCGGAAGGCCAGCGGCGCTACGTCGAATCGCTCTCGGCCTACGCCCGCCAGTTCCTGTCGATGATGGAAAAGCCGGACGTCGACCACATCGAGGGGCTGTCGCCGGCGATCTCCATCGAGCAGAAATCGACCTCGCATAATCCGCGCTCCACCGTCGGCACCATCACCGAAATCTACGACTATCTGCGCCTGCTGTTCGCCCGGGCCGGGATTCCCCGCTGCCCGGAGCACGGTGTGTCACTGGAGGCGCAGACCATCAGCCAGATGGTAGACCACATCCTGGCCCAGCCCGAGGGATCGCGCTGGATGCTGCTGGCGCCGGTGGTGAGCGAGCGCAAGGGCGAACATGTGCAGGTGCTGGAAGAGCTGCGGGGACGCGGCTTCATCCGTGCCCGTATCGACGGCGCGGTGTACGAGCTGGACGAGCCGCCCAAGCTCGACCTGCGCAAGAAGCACAGCATCGAGGTGATCGTCGACCGCTTCAAGGTGCGGGCCGACCTGGCCCTGCGCCTGGCCGAGTCGTTCGAGACCGCGCTCAAGCTGGCCGACGGCATCGCCATCGCCGCCTCCATGGACGACGAGGCCCTGGAGATCGTCTATTCGGACAAATACGCCTGTCCGCATTGCGGCTATTCGCTGAGCGAGCTCGAACCGCGGATTTTCTCGTTCAACAACCCGCGCGGCGCCTGCCCCGAATGCGACGGCCTGGGCGTCAAGCAGTATTTCGATCCCGCGCTGATCGTCCACAATCCGGAACTGAGCCTGGCCGGCGGCGCGGTGCGCGGCTGGGACCGGCGCAATGCCTATTACTATGGCATGATCCAGTCGCTGGCCGAGCACTACGGCTTCGATCCGGAGGAACCGTTTTCCAGCCTGCCCCTGCATGTGCGGGAGGTGATCCTCCACGGCAGCGGCAGCGAGGTGATTCCGTTCAAAGTGCTGTCGCCGCGCGGCACGGCGCTGGTCCAGCGCTACACCTTCGAGGGAGTGATCCCGGTGATGGAACGGCGCTATCGCGAGACCGATTCCACCCTGGTGCGCGAGGAGCTGGCCAAGTACCTGTCGAGCAAGCCCTGCCCGGCCTGCGAAGGCACCCGCCTCAACCGCGGCGCCCGCCACGTCTTTATAGGCGACACCAACTTGCCGGGGCTGACCCATCTGCCGGTCCGGCGCGTGTTGGAGTTCTTCGACGGGCTCGAAATGAGCGGGCGGCGCGGCGAGGTGGCGGCCAAGATCGTCAAGGAGATCCGCGCCCGGCTCCAGTTCCTCATCAACGTCGGCCTGGACTACCTCAGCCTGGACCGCAGCGCCGACACTCTCTCCGGCGGCGAGGCCCAGCGCATCCGTCTGGCCAGCCAGGTCGGCGCCGGCCTGGTCGGCGTCATGTACGTGCTGGACGAACCCTCCATCGGCCTGCACCAGCGCGACAACCAGCGGCTGCTGGACACATTGATCCGGCTGCGCGACATCGGCAACACCGTGATCGTGGTCGAGCACGACGAAGACGCGATCCGGCTGGCCGATCACGTGGTCGACATCGGCCCCGGCGCCGGCGTGCACGGCGGCCAGGTCATCGCCCAGGGCACGCCGGAAGACGTGATGGCCGCGCCGGAATCGCTCACCGGCCAGTACCTCTCCGGCCAGCGCCGCATCGCCGTGCCGACCCGGCGCAATCCGCCCGATCCCAAACGCCGGCTGACAGTGCGCGGCGCCGGGGCCAACAACCTCAAATCGCTCGACGTGTCGATCCCGGTCGGCCTCTTGGTCTGCGTGACCGGCGTATCCGGCTCCGGCAAGTCGACCCTGGTCAACGACACCCTCTACCCCGCCGCCGCCCGTGAACTCAACGGCGCCTCGCTGACCCCGGCATCCTGTAGCGGGATCGAAGGGCTGGAGCACTTCGACAAGGTGGTCGACATCGACCAGAGCCCGATCGGCCGCACGCCGCGCTCCAATCCGGCCACCTACACCGGATTGTTCACCCCCATCCGCGAGCTGTTCGCGGCGACCCCGGAAGCGCGCTCGCGCGGCTACACGCCGGGCCGCTTCAGCTTCAACGTCAAGGGCGGACGCTGCGAGGCCTGCGCCGGCGACGGCGTCATCAAAGTGGAAATGCACTTCCTGCCCGACGTGTTCGTGCATTGCGACGTCTGCAAGGGCCAGCGCTACAACCGCGAAACCCTGGAAATCCGCTTCAAGGGCAAGACCATCCACGAAGTGCTGGCGATGACGGTCGAAGAGGCCGCGGCGTTCTTCTCGGCCATCCCCGCGGTGGAACGCAAGCTCCAGATGCTGATGGAAGTCGGCCTCTCCTACGTCACCCTCGGCCAGAACGCCGTCACCCTCTCCGGCGGGGAAGCCCAGCGCGTCAAGCTGGCCCGCGAACTGTCCCGGCGGGACACCGGCAAGACCCTGTACATCCTCGACGAACCCACCACCGGCCTGCACTTCCACGACATCCAGCAGCTCCTCAACGTCCTGCACGAACTGCGCGACCGCGGCAACACCATCATCGTCATCGAACACAACCTGGACGTCATCAAGACCGCCGACTGGATCATCGACCTCGGCCCCGAAGGCGGCGAAGGCGGCGGCCGCCTGGTGGCGGAAGGCACGCCGGAACAAGTCGCGGCGAATCCGGATTCCCATACGGGGAGGTTTTTGGCTCCGTTGTTGGAGCGGGGGCGCTGA
- a CDS encoding site-specific integrase — translation MTPLRAKMIKAMQVRGFSVRTHESYLYAVTDLARYFRRAPDQLGIDDLRRYFEYLATERGLSGASCRQGRLQITGLLVPPRFEGG, via the coding sequence ATGACCCCGTTACGCGCAAAGATGATTAAAGCCATGCAGGTGCGTGGCTTCTCGGTCAGAACGCATGAGAGCTACCTGTATGCCGTGACCGATCTGGCACGCTACTTCCGCCGCGCACCGGATCAACTCGGCATCGACGACCTTCGCCGTTACTTCGAGTACCTGGCCACCGAGCGGGGGCTGTCCGGGGCGAGCTGCCGGCAAGGACGGTTGCAGATCACCGGCCTGTTGGTACCACCACGCTTTGAAGGAGGCTGA
- a CDS encoding GIY-YIG nuclease family protein, translating to MAKGFLYVAYNSSMAGLLKIGHTEKVPTARLDELFTTGVPEPFEIAYYALVQDSKKSEKAVHQLLSRYRYKANREFFAISVGAAVRAIQTIETPEHEWHNPERSPLESSNTGLNDTSNHLINLVSRHGVAYEEKELEEFAQAIQRNNLHPFVLSAFYDSNSCCCQFTLAECVEEYSPLAEEIMAVALETIGQFEWFGYIKHGRGGSEDEF from the coding sequence ATGGCTAAGGGCTTCCTATACGTAGCATATAATTCATCCATGGCCGGTCTTCTAAAGATCGGGCACACGGAGAAAGTCCCGACCGCGCGCCTTGACGAGCTGTTTACTACCGGGGTTCCAGAGCCCTTTGAGATTGCCTACTACGCCCTGGTTCAAGATTCAAAAAAATCGGAAAAGGCGGTGCACCAGCTTCTCAGCCGCTATCGGTATAAGGCAAACCGAGAGTTTTTCGCTATAAGTGTCGGTGCTGCAGTACGTGCAATTCAAACCATTGAGACGCCTGAGCATGAATGGCATAACCCGGAAAGAAGCCCGCTTGAATCTTCGAACACCGGTCTAAATGACACTTCAAACCATTTAATTAATTTGGTTAGTCGGCATGGTGTTGCGTATGAGGAAAAAGAGTTAGAAGAATTCGCTCAAGCCATTCAACGCAATAACTTGCACCCATTTGTCTTGTCAGCGTTCTACGACAGTAATTCTTGTTGTTGTCAGTTCACGCTTGCGGAGTGCGTAGAAGAATATTCTCCCTTGGCAGAAGAAATTATGGCTGTAGCACTAGAAACCATCGGTCAATTCGAGTGGTTTGGTTACATAAAGCACGGTCGAGGCGGCAGCGAAGATGAGTTCTAA
- a CDS encoding tellurite resistance TerB family protein, whose amino-acid sequence MPEEQKKHPLEEYSENEQIAYLSILSAVCYADKEFGDKEKRQLDILLEQIKISDVGKAKIYSSVFNLQHEDKLANLEVIKILSNTELKYTLISDLCLFALVDSKFTDEEYQYILDIGEVLGITQEQVDSIKSIQENLDRIKDIPSNSEKFRQVIKESVAALAGVGVPIGAIAASGSVFGLSAAGISSGLAFLGAGFGMGMLGGAVVVVPAIAIGTAFGVKKLFDVVWKDNKNSNSVNNS is encoded by the coding sequence ATGCCTGAAGAACAGAAGAAACACCCACTAGAAGAATATTCTGAAAATGAACAAATCGCTTATTTGAGTATTTTGTCTGCTGTCTGTTATGCGGATAAAGAATTTGGAGATAAAGAAAAACGCCAGTTGGATATTTTGTTAGAACAGATTAAGATTTCAGATGTAGGGAAGGCTAAAATCTATTCTTCAGTATTCAACCTCCAGCACGAAGATAAACTGGCGAATCTTGAAGTAATTAAAATTCTTAGTAATACTGAATTGAAATATACATTAATCTCAGATTTGTGTCTTTTTGCTTTGGTTGACTCGAAATTCACTGATGAAGAATATCAATATATCCTTGACATCGGAGAAGTTTTGGGGATTACCCAAGAGCAAGTTGATTCCATAAAATCTATCCAAGAGAATCTTGATAGAATCAAAGACATTCCCTCAAATTCCGAAAAATTTAGGCAGGTCATAAAAGAGAGTGTTGCAGCCCTTGCTGGGGTTGGTGTCCCTATAGGGGCAATTGCAGCAAGTGGTTCGGTCTTTGGACTTAGCGCCGCTGGAATAAGTTCTGGCTTGGCTTTTCTAGGTGCTGGGTTCGGAATGGGAATGTTGGGTGGGGCTGTTGTAGTGGTTCCTGCAATCGCAATTGGGACTGCGTTTGGTGTTAAAAAACTCTTTGATGTTGTTTGGAAAGATAATAAAAATTCAAATAGTGTAAACAACTCATAA
- a CDS encoding DUF2059 domain-containing protein encodes MTVAKILGTATVSNILFNRYGAIHSVYHEIVKYSAQQNIDMVKVMMRTLAQQNEQAYKDVINILREHFTEEELQGILA; translated from the coding sequence ATGACAGTTGCCAAAATATTGGGAACCGCTACGGTTAGCAATATATTATTTAATAGATACGGGGCAATTCATTCGGTTTATCATGAAATCGTAAAATATTCTGCTCAACAAAATATTGATATGGTAAAGGTAATGATGAGAACTCTTGCACAACAAAATGAGCAGGCATATAAAGATGTTATCAATATTCTTAGAGAACATTTCACCGAAGAAGAATTGCAAGGCATTTTGGCTTGA
- a CDS encoding group II intron maturase-specific domain-containing protein, translating into MVKTNTAEFLGFTFRGTKLRWSDRAFEDFKHHLRKLTGRSWGVSMAYRFHKLAQYVRGWMGYFGISDYYRPIPELDHWLRRRVRMCYWKQWRYVRTKVKHLLALGAGKRQAILTAISSTKSSGTILDSRRLARRADSKDGVRNSYWHLSRTLATQTGMTNQWLKTQGLISIRDLWMKAHGYA; encoded by the coding sequence GTGGTCAAGACCAATACCGCCGAATTTCTCGGATTCACTTTCCGAGGAACCAAGCTGCGCTGGTCCGACCGGGCTTTCGAGGACTTCAAGCACCACCTCCGGAAACTGACCGGACGAAGCTGGGGCGTCTCGATGGCCTACCGGTTTCACAAGCTGGCCCAATATGTCCGCGGCTGGATGGGCTACTTTGGCATCTCGGACTACTATCGCCCGATCCCCGAACTCGACCACTGGCTGCGACGCCGGGTGCGCATGTGCTACTGGAAACAGTGGCGCTATGTGCGTACCAAGGTGAAGCATCTGCTGGCGCTGGGGGCGGGCAAACGCCAGGCGATCCTGACGGCGATCAGCAGCACAAAATCGTCGGGAACGATTTTGGACAGCCGGAGGCTGGCCCGAAGGGCGGACTCCAAGGATGGAGTCCGCAACAGCTACTGGCACCTCTCGCGGACGTTGGCGACCCAGACCGGGATGACCAATCAATGGCTGAAGACCCAGGGGTTGATCTCGATCCGCGATCTGTGGATGAAAGCCCATGGGTATGCCTGA
- a CDS encoding transcriptional regulator — MLTLAETPTFKAEADKLWSEAERLEFFTWLASNPDAGDVIPGSGGCRKVRWSRSGSGKQGGVRVIYFTRLSAGEIWLLLVYAKSVRDSIPGHILKVVRDEIENG; from the coding sequence ATGCTCACCCTTGCCGAAACTCCCACGTTCAAAGCGGAAGCCGACAAGCTTTGGTCCGAGGCGGAACGGTTGGAGTTTTTCACGTGGCTCGCCAGCAACCCGGACGCGGGTGATGTCATTCCTGGCAGCGGGGGTTGTCGCAAAGTTCGTTGGTCGCGTTCCGGCTCCGGGAAGCAGGGTGGCGTGCGAGTCATCTATTTCACCCGATTGTCTGCTGGAGAGATTTGGCTCTTGCTGGTCTATGCCAAGTCGGTTCGCGATTCGATTCCTGGTCACATTCTCAAGGTGGTAAGAGATGAAATCGAAAATGGCTGA
- a CDS encoding helix-turn-helix domain-containing protein, with translation MKSKMADRKQSAKPASASDALGMKLLQSVREMKTAQAARVTQVEPNEVAQARQNTGLSQAQFARALCISKRTLQEWEQGRRSPSGAAQALIRIARRHPEVVREALD, from the coding sequence ATGAAATCGAAAATGGCTGATCGCAAGCAATCTGCCAAGCCTGCGTCCGCAAGCGATGCATTGGGTATGAAGCTGTTGCAGTCGGTTCGTGAAATGAAGACGGCACAGGCCGCGCGCGTCACGCAAGTCGAACCTAATGAAGTGGCGCAAGCCCGGCAAAACACCGGGCTCTCGCAGGCGCAGTTTGCCCGTGCGCTCTGCATCTCAAAGCGTACGTTGCAGGAGTGGGAGCAAGGGCGTCGTTCGCCTTCGGGTGCAGCCCAGGCTCTCATCCGGATTGCCCGCCGCCATCCAGAGGTGGTCCGCGAGGCGCTGGATTGA
- a CDS encoding IS5 family transposase (programmed frameshift) has product MKQTTFASLAFDRKKKQTRREKFLAEMERAVPWPELLAVIEPHYPKAGRRGRQPYPLATMLRLYFLQQGYALSDPGLEDALYEIESMRRFAGLELADDALPDETTILNFRRLLERHELTAKLMNAINDVLEARGLLLRGGTMVDATIIHAAPSTKNKAKTRDPEMHQTKKGHQWFFGMKVHVGADVHTGVAHTVSVTPAHAADISQLPNLLREDDRLILGDAGYVNDTYKRAARQAGVVWGVALKARPKRRLGAAQKRRNRRMSSIRSRVEHLFRVMKRQFGYTKTRYRGLAKNAAQVFTLIGLTNLYLKRYALMT; this is encoded by the exons ATGAAACAGACCACCTTTGCCTCCTTAGCGTTTGACCGGAAGAAGAAGCAGACTCGGCGTGAGAAGTTTCTGGCCGAGATGGAGCGGGCGGTGCCGTGGCCGGAACTGCTGGCGGTGATCGAACCGCATTACCCGAAAGCGGGTCGGCGCGGTCGTCAACCGTACCCGTTGGCGACGATGCTCAGGCTTTACTTCCTCCAGCAAGGGTATGCCTTGTCCGACCCGGGCCTGGAAGATGCCCTGTACGAGATCGAATCGATGCGGCGCTTTGCGGGTCTGGAGTTGGCCGATGACGCGCTGCCGGATGAAACCACGATCCTCAACTTCCGGCGCCTGCTGGAACGTCACGAGCTGACGGCGAAGTTGATGAACGCCATCAATGACGTGTTGGAAGCGCGAGGGTTGCTGCTC AGGGGGGGCACGATGGTGGATGCGACGATTATCCACGCCGCGCCATCGACGAAGAACAAAGCCAAGACCCGCGACCCCGAGATGCACCAGACCAAGAAGGGCCATCAGTGGTTCTTCGGCATGAAGGTGCACGTGGGAGCGGACGTTCACACCGGCGTCGCCCACACGGTCTCGGTGACACCGGCCCATGCCGCCGACATCAGCCAGTTGCCGAACCTGCTGCGCGAGGACGACCGGCTGATCCTCGGCGATGCCGGCTACGTCAACGACACCTATAAGCGCGCTGCGCGGCAGGCCGGGGTCGTGTGGGGCGTCGCCTTGAAAGCCCGTCCGAAACGGCGCTTGGGGGCTGCGCAGAAACGCCGCAATCGGCGAATGTCGTCGATCCGCAGCCGAGTCGAGCACCTTTTTCGGGTGATGAAGCGGCAGTTCGGCTACACCAAGACGCGCTACCGGGGTCTGGCTAAGAACGCCGCCCAGGTGTTTACCCTGATAGGGTTGACCAATCTCTACCTGAAGCGGTACGCATTGATGACCTGA
- the pmbA gene encoding metalloprotease PmbA codes for MSDSKSSEAETNTNSGQRAKLESLEALTRFCLDQAMKQGASAAEVGCSADQGLSLTVRLGEVETIEHHRSQGLGVTVYYGQRKGSASTTDLSERALAETVSAACRIARHGAEDPCAGLPEAELLAKDIPELDLYHPWALDAEQGIELALACENAARSYSEAITNSEGASLNAFEGVRVLGNSLGFLHGYASSRHSLSCSVIGESEGGMQRDDWWTVARDPAELEAAEAVGRKAAERTVRRLGAQGLSTRQCPVLFAADVASSLLGHLVAAIRGGNLYRKSSFLLDALGQRIFPAFVHIHELPHLPRGLGSAPYDAEGVATRARDLVRNGVLESYVLSTYSARKLGMQTTGNAGGVHNLILDPGNEDFDTLVRRMGTGLIVTELLGQGVNIVTGDYSRGAAGYWVENGEIRFPVEEFTIAGNLRDMFGHIAAVGNDVDLRGNIRTGSILIESMTVAGN; via the coding sequence GTGTCTGACTCGAAGAGCAGCGAAGCTGAGACGAATACCAACAGCGGGCAGCGCGCCAAACTCGAATCGCTCGAGGCCCTGACCCGGTTCTGCCTGGACCAGGCGATGAAACAGGGCGCGAGCGCGGCCGAAGTCGGCTGCAGCGCCGACCAGGGCCTCTCGCTCACCGTTCGGCTGGGCGAAGTGGAGACCATCGAGCATCACCGCAGCCAGGGCCTCGGGGTCACCGTGTACTACGGCCAGCGCAAGGGCTCGGCCAGCACCACGGACCTCAGCGAGCGTGCCTTGGCCGAAACCGTGAGCGCGGCTTGCCGCATCGCCCGCCATGGCGCGGAAGACCCTTGCGCCGGCCTGCCCGAAGCCGAACTGCTGGCCAAGGACATTCCGGAACTCGACCTCTATCATCCGTGGGCGCTGGACGCGGAGCAGGGCATCGAACTGGCGCTGGCCTGCGAAAACGCGGCGCGGAGCTATTCCGAGGCGATCACCAACTCGGAAGGGGCCAGCCTCAACGCCTTCGAAGGCGTGCGGGTACTGGGCAACAGCTTGGGCTTCCTGCACGGCTATGCCAGCAGCCGCCACAGCCTGTCGTGTTCCGTGATCGGCGAGAGCGAGGGCGGCATGCAGCGCGACGACTGGTGGACCGTGGCGCGCGATCCGGCCGAACTGGAAGCCGCCGAGGCGGTAGGGCGCAAGGCCGCCGAGCGCACCGTGCGCCGCCTCGGCGCGCAGGGCCTGTCGACCCGGCAATGCCCGGTGCTGTTTGCCGCCGACGTGGCTTCCAGCCTGCTCGGCCATCTGGTCGCGGCGATCCGCGGCGGCAATCTCTACCGCAAGTCCTCGTTCCTGCTCGATGCGCTGGGACAGCGCATCTTCCCGGCATTCGTCCATATCCATGAACTGCCGCACCTGCCTCGGGGCTTAGGCAGCGCGCCCTATGATGCCGAAGGCGTGGCGACGCGGGCGCGCGACCTGGTCCGGAACGGCGTGCTGGAATCGTATGTGCTGAGCACCTATTCCGCACGCAAGCTGGGGATGCAAACGACCGGCAACGCCGGCGGCGTCCACAACCTGATCCTCGACCCGGGCAACGAGGATTTCGATACCCTGGTCCGGCGCATGGGCACCGGGCTGATCGTCACCGAACTGCTGGGGCAGGGTGTCAACATCGTCACCGGCGACTATTCGCGCGGCGCGGCGGGCTATTGGGTCGAGAACGGCGAAATCCGGTTCCCGGTCGAAGAATTCACCATCGCCGGCAATCTCCGGGACATGTTCGGCCACATCGCCGCCGTCGGCAACGACGTCGACCTGCGCGGCAACATCCGCACCGGATCGATTCTGATCGAGTCCATGACGGTAGCGGGGAATTGA
- the tldD gene encoding metalloprotease TldD: MANEIVAIAERAILEPCGLIPQDIEKVLARMAGEAVDDADIYLQSSHYESWSLEDGIVKEGSYGIEQGAGLRAVSGEKTGFAYSDELALPVLLEAAHNAGSIARGGHAARVAVPGGQAAPRLYAPVDPLGSLSAEAKIELLRSLDAEARRADPRVEQVFVSLSGGYSSVLIFGLDGAMHGDVRPMVRLNVSVIVESGGRREQGSAGGGGRTDYGFFFEQDRALGYAREAVRQALVNLEAGDAPAGTLTVVLGPGWPGILLHEAIGHGLEGDFNRKGTSAFSGRIGERVASPLCTVVDDGTLANRRGSLSIDDEGTPTRRTVLIENGILKGYMQDKLNARLMGVAPTGNGRRESYQCLPMPRMTNTYMLPGEHAPEEIIASVSNGLYARNFGGGQVDITSGKFVFSASEAYLIEDGRITRPVRGATLIGNGPDVLTRVSMVGNDLELDPGVGTCGKDGQSVPVGVGQPTLKIDGLTVGGTRV, from the coding sequence ATGGCAAATGAAATCGTAGCGATCGCTGAACGAGCGATCCTGGAACCCTGCGGCCTGATCCCGCAGGATATCGAAAAGGTCCTCGCCCGGATGGCGGGCGAGGCGGTGGACGATGCCGACATCTATCTTCAGTCCAGCCATTACGAGTCCTGGTCGCTGGAAGACGGCATCGTCAAGGAGGGCTCCTACGGCATCGAACAGGGCGCCGGACTGCGCGCGGTGTCGGGCGAGAAGACCGGCTTCGCCTACAGCGACGAACTGGCGCTGCCGGTACTGCTGGAGGCGGCGCACAATGCCGGCAGCATCGCCCGCGGCGGCCATGCCGCCCGCGTCGCCGTTCCCGGCGGCCAGGCCGCGCCGCGCCTGTATGCCCCGGTCGATCCGCTGGGCTCCCTGTCCGCCGAAGCCAAGATCGAGCTGCTGCGCAGCCTCGACGCCGAAGCCCGCCGCGCCGATCCCCGCGTCGAGCAGGTGTTCGTCAGCCTGTCCGGCGGCTATTCCTCGGTGCTGATCTTCGGGCTGGACGGCGCGATGCACGGCGACGTGCGGCCCATGGTGCGGCTCAACGTCAGCGTCATCGTCGAAAGCGGCGGCCGGCGCGAACAGGGCAGCGCCGGCGGCGGCGGACGTACCGACTATGGCTTCTTCTTCGAACAGGACCGGGCGCTGGGCTATGCGCGCGAAGCGGTACGCCAGGCCCTGGTGAACCTGGAGGCCGGCGACGCCCCGGCCGGGACCCTGACCGTGGTGCTGGGCCCCGGCTGGCCCGGCATCCTGCTGCACGAGGCGATCGGTCACGGCCTGGAAGGCGATTTCAACCGCAAGGGTACCTCCGCCTTCAGCGGGCGGATTGGCGAGCGGGTGGCCTCGCCCCTGTGCACCGTGGTGGACGACGGCACCCTGGCGAACCGCCGCGGTTCCTTGAGCATCGACGACGAAGGCACCCCGACCCGCCGGACCGTGCTGATCGAAAACGGCATCCTCAAGGGCTACATGCAGGACAAGCTCAACGCCCGCCTGATGGGCGTGGCGCCCACCGGCAACGGCCGCCGCGAATCCTACCAGTGCCTGCCCATGCCGCGCATGACCAACACCTACATGCTGCCGGGCGAGCATGCGCCGGAGGAAATCATCGCCTCCGTGTCAAACGGCCTGTATGCCCGCAATTTCGGCGGCGGCCAGGTCGACATCACCTCCGGCAAGTTCGTGTTCTCCGCCAGCGAGGCCTATCTGATCGAGGACGGCCGCATCACCCGCCCGGTGCGCGGCGCGACCCTGATCGGCAATGGGCCGGACGTGCTGACCCGGGTCAGCATGGTGGGCAACGACCTGGAACTCGATCCCGGCGTGGGCACCTGCGGCAAGGACGGGCAGAGCGTGCCCGTGGGGGTCGGCCAGCCGACCCTGAAGATCGACGGATTGACGGTGGGAGGCACCCGTGTCTGA
- a CDS encoding carbon-nitrogen hydrolase family protein — protein sequence MKKMICAAVQMASGPQVGANLLEAGRLVKQAAAAGAKLVVLPENFAIMGMTETDKVGVAETDGSGPIQEFLAGAAERHKVWLVGGTMPMRAGDGRVRASCLIYDDHGRRVGRYDKIHLFDVVVPGTEETYRESQTIEPGTEPLVLDSPFGALGVAVCYDLRFPELFRRMAEKGLDLLAVPAAFTARTGAAHWEILVRARAVENLCYTVASNQGGFHLNGRETFGHSMVVDPWGKVLASLPTGAGIVCAEIDRERLAQVRASFPVLEHRRLYCA from the coding sequence AGGCCGGCCGTCTGGTCAAGCAGGCCGCGGCCGCCGGCGCCAAGCTGGTGGTGCTGCCGGAGAATTTCGCGATCATGGGAATGACCGAGACCGACAAGGTCGGCGTCGCGGAAACCGACGGCAGCGGGCCGATCCAGGAGTTCCTGGCCGGCGCGGCCGAGCGGCACAAGGTCTGGCTGGTCGGCGGCACCATGCCGATGCGCGCCGGCGACGGCCGGGTGCGGGCGTCCTGCCTGATCTATGACGACCACGGGCGGCGGGTCGGCCGCTACGACAAGATTCATCTGTTCGACGTCGTGGTGCCCGGCACCGAAGAGACTTACCGCGAGTCCCAGACCATCGAACCCGGAACCGAGCCGCTGGTGCTGGATTCGCCGTTCGGTGCCTTAGGGGTAGCCGTCTGCTACGATCTCAGGTTTCCCGAACTGTTCCGGCGCATGGCGGAGAAGGGCCTGGATCTGCTTGCGGTGCCGGCGGCATTCACCGCGCGGACCGGCGCCGCACACTGGGAGATCCTGGTGAGGGCGAGGGCGGTGGAGAACCTTTGCTATACCGTGGCGTCCAACCAGGGTGGCTTCCATCTGAATGGTCGCGAAACCTTCGGCCACAGCATGGTGGTCGATCCCTGGGGCAAGGTGCTGGCGTCGCTGCCCACGGGCGCCGGCATCGTCTGCGCCGAAATCGACCGCGAGCGGCTGGCCCAAGTGCGCGCTTCCTTCCCGGTGCTCGAACACCGGCGCCTGTATTGCGCCTGA